In Vibrio atlanticus, the following proteins share a genomic window:
- the pth gene encoding aminoacyl-tRNA hydrolase, translating into MSQQIKLLVGLANPGPEYAKTRHNAGAWVVEELARVHNVTLKNEPKFFGLTGRIMVHGEDLRLLIPTTFMNLSGKAVAALAKFYQIKPEEIMVAHDELDLPPGIGKFKKGGGHGGHNGLKDIISKQGNNKEFYRLRLGIGHPGHKDKVAGYVLGKAPAKEQECIEAVVDESVRSLDILLKDGLPKAQNRLHTFKAE; encoded by the coding sequence TTGAGCCAACAAATAAAACTTCTCGTTGGACTGGCTAATCCAGGTCCAGAATACGCCAAAACTCGCCACAATGCGGGTGCTTGGGTAGTTGAAGAATTAGCACGTGTACACAACGTGACACTGAAGAACGAACCAAAGTTCTTTGGCCTAACGGGTCGTATCATGGTTCATGGTGAAGATCTTCGTTTGCTGATCCCAACGACTTTTATGAACTTGTCAGGCAAAGCTGTTGCTGCCTTAGCAAAGTTCTACCAAATTAAACCAGAAGAGATCATGGTCGCTCACGATGAGTTAGATCTTCCTCCAGGTATTGGAAAGTTTAAAAAAGGTGGTGGTCATGGTGGACATAATGGTCTGAAAGACATCATCAGCAAACAGGGTAACAATAAAGAATTCTATCGTCTTAGATTAGGCATTGGCCATCCAGGACACAAAGATAAAGTTGCAGGTTATGTATTAGGCAAAGCTCCTGCGAAAGAGCAAGAGTGTATCGAGGCTGTCGTTGACGAATCGGTTCGTAGCCTAGACATCTTATTGAAAGATGGCCTACCAAAAGCACAAAATCGCTTACATACGTTCAAAGCAGAATAA
- a CDS encoding ribose-phosphate pyrophosphokinase, with amino-acid sequence MPDMKLFAGNATPELAQRIADRLYISLGDATVDRFSDGEVAVQINENVRGSDVFLIQSTCAPTNDNLMELVVMIDAMRRASAGRITAVIPYFGYARQDRRVRSARVPITAKVVADFLSNVGVDRVLTIDLHAEQIQGFFDVPVDNIFGTPVLLEDMANRGLENPVVVSPDLGGVVRARATAKALGDVDIAIVDKRRPRANVSEVMNLIGDVEGRDCVIVDDMIDTGGTLCKAAEALKERGAKRVFAYATHAVFSGTAAENIRNSVLDQVIVTDSIKLSPEMAATGKVTELSLSRMLAEAIRRISNEESISAMFN; translated from the coding sequence GTGCCTGATATGAAGCTATTTGCTGGTAACGCAACACCTGAACTAGCCCAACGTATTGCTGATCGTCTATACATCTCTCTTGGCGATGCTACTGTAGACCGTTTTTCTGATGGCGAAGTCGCTGTTCAAATCAATGAAAACGTTCGTGGTAGCGATGTATTCCTGATTCAATCAACTTGTGCACCAACCAATGACAACCTTATGGAATTGGTGGTAATGATTGACGCAATGCGCCGTGCTTCTGCTGGCCGTATTACTGCTGTAATCCCTTACTTCGGTTATGCCCGTCAAGATCGTCGTGTACGTTCTGCTCGTGTGCCTATTACTGCAAAAGTTGTTGCAGATTTCCTTTCTAACGTTGGCGTTGACCGCGTTCTTACTATCGACCTACACGCGGAGCAAATCCAAGGCTTCTTCGATGTACCTGTTGATAACATTTTCGGCACTCCAGTTCTTCTAGAAGACATGGCTAACCGTGGCCTAGAAAACCCAGTTGTGGTTTCTCCAGACCTTGGTGGTGTTGTACGTGCTCGTGCTACAGCTAAAGCGCTAGGTGATGTTGACATCGCTATCGTTGATAAGCGTCGTCCACGTGCTAACGTTTCTGAAGTAATGAACCTAATCGGTGATGTTGAAGGTCGTGACTGTGTTATCGTTGATGACATGATCGATACTGGTGGCACACTGTGTAAAGCAGCTGAAGCGCTTAAAGAGCGCGGTGCTAAGCGTGTATTCGCTTACGCAACTCACGCTGTATTCTCTGGTACTGCTGCAGAAAACATCCGCAATTCAGTTCTAGACCAAGTTATTGTTACCGATTCAATCAAGCTTTCTCCAGAAATGGCCGCGACAGGTAAAGTGACTGAGCTAAGCCTTTCTCGCATGCTTGCTGAAGCGATTCGTCGTATCAGCAACGAAGAGTCTATCTCTGCGATGTTCAACTAA
- a CDS encoding lactonase family protein translates to MKTLPLTIGCYTDSPSNSQGLYQTQLDLETGTLLPLELIAACTNPSFVTTTKLGIYTASEVDQKMQPQLIHIPNSNSTIASNTGPISGDHPCHITIDPHNKFAITSQYSSGTFDIFSLSINGNIDKRLKTLNMVGSGPNAERQSGPHAHQSLFLKNSPQFVTVDLGVDRINFYCFDEEQEEFLDEPMQSIKVRAGNGPRHLIFNQAEDRAYVVCELSETILILEKSLGIWNLVEEIDALPNMEKGEAAAAIKLSPDEQFLYVSCRHQSRISCFRIDSVTQKLIFMDSYDVEGKFPRDFHITKDGQWLIAANQHSNNLTSFKRDIEDGSLTYTGCSLAIDAPVCVTQ, encoded by the coding sequence ATGAAAACCCTCCCTTTAACGATCGGTTGCTACACAGATTCTCCAAGTAATAGCCAAGGTTTATATCAAACTCAGTTAGATCTAGAAACGGGAACGCTGTTGCCTTTAGAGCTTATAGCGGCCTGCACTAACCCCTCGTTTGTCACCACGACAAAGCTAGGGATCTACACAGCTTCTGAAGTTGACCAAAAGATGCAACCCCAACTGATTCATATACCGAATTCTAATTCAACAATAGCGTCAAATACTGGGCCAATCTCAGGAGATCACCCTTGTCATATCACGATAGATCCCCACAATAAGTTTGCTATTACATCGCAATATTCATCAGGGACATTCGATATCTTTAGTTTAAGTATCAATGGCAATATCGATAAACGGCTCAAAACACTCAATATGGTTGGTTCTGGACCTAATGCAGAAAGACAATCGGGCCCACATGCTCATCAAAGCCTTTTCCTGAAGAACTCTCCGCAGTTTGTCACAGTCGATCTCGGAGTCGATCGAATCAACTTCTATTGCTTTGACGAAGAGCAAGAAGAGTTCCTTGATGAACCAATGCAATCTATCAAAGTACGTGCAGGGAATGGACCTCGTCACTTAATCTTTAATCAAGCTGAAGATAGAGCCTATGTGGTGTGTGAGCTCTCTGAAACAATATTGATTTTAGAAAAGTCTTTGGGCATTTGGAATCTAGTGGAAGAGATTGATGCATTGCCTAATATGGAGAAAGGAGAAGCCGCAGCTGCGATTAAGCTATCGCCAGATGAGCAATTCCTTTATGTGTCTTGCCGACATCAATCCAGAATCAGTTGTTTTAGAATAGACTCCGTCACTCAAAAGCTCATTTTTATGGATAGTTACGATGTTGAAGGTAAGTTCCCTCGCGACTTTCATATCACTAAAGACGGGCAATGGCTTATCGCCGCAAACCAGCATTCCAACAACCTCACATCATTCAAACGAGATATTGAAGATGGCTCCCTCACCTATACTGGATGCTCTTTAGCCATCGATGCACCTGTGTGTGTAACGCAATAG
- the miaB gene encoding tRNA (N6-isopentenyl adenosine(37)-C2)-methylthiotransferase MiaB has translation MSKKLLIKTWGCQMNEYDSSKMADLLNAANGYELTEVPEEADVLLLNTCSIREKAQEKVFHQLGRWKTLKDKKEGVVIGVGGCVATQEGDHIRQRAPYVDVIFGPQTLHRLPEMIKSSLSNEKPVMDISFPEIEKFDNLPEPKADGATAYVSIMEGCSKYCTYCVVPYTRGEEVSRPMDDVLFEVAQLAEQGVREVNLLGQNVNAFRGPTHEGDICTFAELLRLVASIDGIDRIRFTTSHPLEFGDDIIEVYKDTPELVSFLHLPVQSGSDRILTMMKRPHTAIEYKSIIRKLRKARPDIQISSDFIVGFPGESKQDFQDTMKLIKEVDFDMSFSFVFSPRPGTPAADYPCDVPAQEKKDRLYELQQTVNTQAMRFSRLMLGTEQRILVEGPSRKNLMELRGRTENSRVVNFEGSADLIGQFVDVKITEVYTNSLRGELVRTEKDMGLRVVMTPAEMMEKTKREDELGVATFTP, from the coding sequence ATGAGTAAGAAACTGCTAATTAAAACTTGGGGCTGTCAGATGAATGAATATGATTCATCAAAAATGGCCGACCTGCTTAACGCTGCAAATGGCTATGAGCTAACTGAAGTACCTGAGGAAGCAGACGTACTACTATTGAATACTTGTTCTATCCGCGAAAAAGCGCAAGAAAAAGTATTCCACCAGCTTGGTCGTTGGAAAACGCTTAAAGATAAAAAAGAAGGTGTGGTGATCGGTGTGGGTGGCTGTGTAGCGACTCAAGAAGGTGATCACATTCGTCAACGTGCACCTTACGTAGACGTTATCTTTGGCCCACAAACATTACACCGTTTGCCAGAGATGATTAAGTCATCACTGTCTAACGAAAAGCCAGTAATGGACATCTCTTTCCCAGAGATTGAAAAGTTCGATAACCTGCCAGAGCCAAAAGCAGACGGCGCAACAGCCTACGTTTCTATCATGGAAGGTTGTTCTAAGTACTGTACTTACTGCGTTGTTCCATATACTCGTGGTGAAGAAGTTAGTCGTCCAATGGATGATGTGCTGTTCGAAGTTGCACAACTTGCCGAGCAAGGCGTACGTGAAGTAAACCTGCTAGGCCAAAACGTAAACGCATTCCGAGGCCCTACTCACGAAGGTGACATCTGCACATTTGCAGAGCTCCTTCGCCTAGTTGCGTCTATCGACGGTATCGACCGTATTCGTTTCACAACAAGCCACCCGCTTGAGTTTGGTGACGACATCATTGAAGTTTACAAAGATACCCCTGAACTAGTGAGCTTCCTTCACCTACCAGTACAAAGTGGTAGTGACCGTATTCTTACGATGATGAAGCGTCCACATACGGCTATCGAGTACAAATCTATTATCCGTAAACTGCGTAAAGCTCGTCCTGACATTCAAATCAGCTCTGACTTTATTGTTGGTTTCCCTGGTGAGTCGAAGCAAGACTTCCAAGATACAATGAAGCTAATTAAAGAAGTTGATTTCGATATGAGCTTCAGCTTTGTTTTCTCTCCACGTCCAGGTACGCCAGCGGCAGATTACCCATGTGATGTACCAGCACAAGAGAAAAAAGATCGTCTGTACGAACTGCAACAAACAGTAAACACACAAGCTATGCGTTTCTCTCGTCTAATGCTAGGCACAGAGCAGCGTATTCTTGTTGAAGGTCCATCAAGAAAGAATCTCATGGAACTGCGTGGCCGTACTGAAAACAGCCGTGTTGTGAACTTCGAAGGTTCTGCAGACCTAATCGGTCAGTTTGTAGATGTGAAGATCACTGAGGTTTACACTAACTCACTACGTGGTGAGCTAGTTCGCACAGAAAAAGACATGGGTCTACGCGTTGTTATGACTCCAGCAGAAATGATGGAAAAAACAAAACGTGAAGACGAGCTAGGTGTAGCGACATTTACACCATAG
- the hemA gene encoding glutamyl-tRNA reductase, with product MSLLAVGINHNTASVELREKVAFGPDKLSEALKQLNANAHVNGSVILSTCNRTEVYCDVKGVAKNKLIDWLSVFHQVSPEELKPSIYIHEEQAAIKHLMRVACGLDSLVLGEPQILGQVKQAYTDSRDNKSVDASMEKLFQKSFSVAKRVRTETEIGGSAVSVAYAACTLAKHIFESIAESTVLLVGAGETIELVAKHLSANGCTKMIVANRTRERALGLAEEFGAEVISLNEIPDHLHRADIVISSTASPLPIIGKGMVETALKTRKHQPMLLVDIAVPRDVESQVGDLNDAYLYSVDDLQSIVDGNIEQRKVEAIQAEAIVSEESAAFMSWMRSLQAVDSIRDYRKSANEIREELLSKSLQSLAAGGDPEKVLLELSNKLTNKLIHAPTRALQSAAEQGEPAKLTVIRQSLGLENPQ from the coding sequence ATGTCTTTGCTTGCCGTAGGTATCAATCACAATACAGCGTCGGTTGAATTGCGAGAAAAAGTCGCTTTTGGTCCAGATAAATTATCTGAGGCACTTAAGCAACTTAACGCAAATGCACACGTAAATGGAAGTGTCATACTTTCTACCTGTAATCGAACTGAAGTGTATTGTGACGTCAAAGGCGTGGCAAAAAACAAGTTGATCGATTGGCTGTCTGTATTTCATCAAGTTAGCCCTGAAGAATTAAAACCGAGTATCTACATCCATGAAGAACAAGCCGCGATTAAGCACTTAATGCGCGTTGCCTGTGGTTTGGACTCTCTGGTGTTGGGTGAACCACAGATTTTAGGTCAGGTGAAGCAAGCTTATACAGATTCCCGAGATAACAAATCTGTTGATGCTTCAATGGAAAAACTGTTTCAGAAATCATTTTCTGTCGCTAAGCGTGTTCGAACTGAAACTGAAATTGGCGGAAGCGCGGTTTCAGTTGCTTACGCAGCTTGCACATTAGCCAAACACATCTTTGAGTCGATTGCTGAATCAACGGTGTTATTGGTAGGTGCGGGTGAGACGATTGAATTGGTGGCAAAACACCTTTCAGCGAATGGTTGCACCAAGATGATTGTGGCCAACCGAACTCGTGAGCGTGCTTTAGGGCTAGCTGAAGAGTTTGGTGCTGAAGTGATTAGCCTCAATGAAATCCCCGATCACCTGCATCGAGCGGATATCGTGATCAGCTCAACCGCTAGTCCACTGCCTATTATTGGGAAGGGAATGGTTGAGACCGCACTTAAGACAAGAAAACATCAACCGATGTTGTTGGTTGATATTGCTGTTCCCCGAGACGTTGAGTCTCAGGTAGGCGATCTGAATGATGCTTACCTGTATTCCGTTGATGATCTGCAGTCGATTGTTGATGGCAACATTGAACAACGTAAAGTGGAAGCTATCCAAGCGGAAGCGATCGTTAGTGAAGAAAGTGCAGCATTCATGAGTTGGATGCGCTCACTGCAAGCGGTAGACAGTATTCGTGACTATCGCAAATCGGCCAATGAAATCCGAGAAGAATTATTAAGTAAGAGTTTACAATCACTTGCCGCTGGCGGTGACCCTGAAAAAGTTTTACTTGAGCTAAGTAACAAGCTCACAAACAAATTGATCCATGCTCCAACGCGTGCACTCCAAAGTGCAGCAGAGCAAGGAGAACCTGCAAAATTAACGGTCATTAGACAGAGTTTGGGCTTAGAAAACCCTCAATAA
- the ychF gene encoding redox-regulated ATPase YchF yields MGFKCGIVGLPNVGKSTLFNALTKAGIEAANFPFCTIEPNTGIVPVPDLRLDALAKIVNPQKILPTTMEFVDIAGLVAGASKGEGLGNKFLANIRETDAIGHVVRCFENENIVHVSGKVSPIEDIEVINLELALADLDSCERAIFRNAKKAKGGDKDAKFETTVLEKLLPILTEGGMARTVELAKEEVAAIDYLNFLTLKPTMYIANVAEDGFENNPYLDAVREYAEKENNVVVAVCAAIESELSELDDEDREEFLADMGIEEPGLNRVIRSGYELLTLQTYFTAGVKEVRAWTIPVGATAPQAAGKIHTDFEKGFIRAEVVGYEHFIEFGGESGAKDAGKWRLEGKEYIVKDGDVVHFRFNV; encoded by the coding sequence ATGGGTTTTAAATGTGGCATCGTTGGTCTACCAAACGTTGGTAAGTCAACTCTGTTTAACGCACTGACTAAAGCAGGCATCGAAGCAGCAAACTTTCCATTTTGTACGATCGAACCAAACACAGGTATCGTTCCGGTTCCAGATCTACGCTTAGATGCATTAGCAAAAATTGTTAATCCACAGAAGATCCTTCCAACGACAATGGAATTCGTAGATATCGCAGGCCTAGTTGCTGGCGCATCTAAAGGCGAAGGTCTAGGTAACAAGTTCCTAGCTAACATCCGCGAAACTGATGCTATCGGTCACGTTGTACGCTGCTTTGAGAACGAAAACATCGTTCACGTTTCAGGCAAAGTATCACCTATCGAAGATATCGAAGTGATCAACCTTGAGCTTGCTCTTGCCGATCTAGATAGCTGTGAACGTGCAATATTCCGCAATGCTAAAAAAGCAAAAGGCGGCGATAAAGACGCTAAATTCGAAACTACGGTTCTTGAAAAGCTACTACCTATCCTGACAGAAGGTGGTATGGCTCGTACTGTTGAACTTGCTAAAGAAGAAGTAGCGGCGATCGACTACCTTAACTTCCTAACGCTTAAGCCAACAATGTACATCGCAAACGTTGCTGAAGATGGTTTTGAAAACAACCCTTACCTAGACGCAGTTCGTGAGTACGCAGAAAAAGAGAACAACGTTGTTGTTGCTGTTTGTGCTGCAATCGAATCTGAGCTTTCTGAACTTGACGATGAAGATCGTGAAGAGTTCCTTGCAGACATGGGTATCGAAGAACCAGGCCTTAACCGAGTGATCCGCTCTGGTTACGAACTACTTACTCTTCAGACTTACTTCACTGCAGGTGTTAAAGAAGTTCGCGCTTGGACGATCCCTGTCGGTGCGACTGCGCCACAAGCTGCAGGCAAGATCCACACCGACTTCGAAAAAGGGTTCATCCGTGCAGAAGTAGTTGGTTACGAACATTTCATCGAATTTGGCGGTGAAAGCGGAGCAAAAGATGCAGGTAAATGGCGTCTTGAAGGCAAAGAATACATCGTTAAAGACGGTGATGTTGTTCACTTCCGTTTCAACGTTTAA
- the prfA gene encoding peptide chain release factor 1, whose translation MKASILIKLETLVERYEEVQHLLGDPDVLGNQDKFRALSKEYSQLEEVTGCFKSYQQAQEDLEAAEEMANEDDAEMREMAQEEIKDAKANIERLTDELQILLIPKDPNDERNCFLEIRAGAGGDEAGIFAGNLFRMYSKFAEKKGWRVEVMSSNVSEQGGFKEMIAKISGDAVYGTMKFESGGHRVQRVPETESQGRVHTSACTVAVMPEIPEADLPEIKAGDLKIDTFRASGAGGQHVNTTDSAIRITHLPTGTVVECQDERSQHKNKAKAMAVLAARIVQAEEERRAAAISDTRRNLLGSGDRSDRIRTYNYPQGRVSDHRINLTIYRLNEVLEGDMQSLLDPVLQEHQADQLAALAEHN comes from the coding sequence ATGAAAGCCTCGATTCTAATAAAGCTTGAAACACTTGTTGAACGCTATGAAGAAGTTCAACATCTACTTGGTGATCCCGATGTACTTGGGAATCAAGATAAATTCCGTGCCTTGTCAAAAGAGTATTCTCAATTAGAAGAGGTGACGGGGTGCTTTAAATCATACCAGCAAGCTCAAGAAGATTTAGAAGCTGCTGAAGAGATGGCAAATGAAGACGACGCAGAAATGCGTGAAATGGCTCAAGAAGAAATCAAAGATGCGAAAGCGAACATTGAACGTCTGACTGATGAGCTGCAAATTCTTCTGATTCCAAAAGATCCAAACGATGAGCGTAACTGCTTCTTAGAGATTCGTGCCGGCGCAGGTGGTGATGAAGCGGGTATCTTTGCAGGTAACCTTTTCCGTATGTACTCTAAGTTTGCCGAGAAAAAAGGCTGGCGCGTCGAAGTGATGAGCAGCAATGTTTCAGAGCAGGGCGGCTTTAAAGAGATGATCGCTAAAATCAGTGGCGACGCTGTTTACGGCACAATGAAGTTCGAGTCTGGCGGTCACCGTGTACAACGTGTACCGGAGACTGAATCTCAAGGTCGTGTTCATACATCAGCATGTACTGTTGCGGTTATGCCTGAGATTCCAGAAGCGGATCTGCCAGAGATCAAAGCTGGCGACCTTAAGATTGATACTTTCCGTGCATCTGGCGCGGGTGGTCAGCACGTTAACACCACGGATTCAGCAATCCGTATTACTCACTTACCAACAGGTACAGTAGTAGAGTGTCAAGACGAGCGTTCTCAGCATAAAAACAAAGCGAAAGCGATGGCTGTTCTTGCGGCTCGTATCGTTCAAGCTGAAGAAGAGCGTCGTGCAGCCGCGATTTCAGATACACGTCGTAACCTATTAGGTTCTGGTGACCGTAGTGACCGTATTCGTACGTACAACTACCCTCAAGGCCGCGTTTCTGATCACCGCATCAACTTAACTATCTACCGCCTGAACGAAGTTCTGGAAGGTGATATGCAAAGCCTGCTTGATCCTGTTCTGCAAGAGCACCAAGCCGATCAACTAGCAGCACTTGCTGAGCACAACTAA
- a CDS encoding 2-octaprenyl-3-methyl-6-methoxy-1,4-benzoquinol hydroxylase has product MNSHDIVVVGGGMVGAATAIGFAKQGLSVAVIEGFAPQAFDESQAMDIRVSAISQASVDLLEDLGAWQSIAAMRVCSYKRLETWEHPECRTRFDAASLDLPRLGYIVENRLIQLGLWAQFDAYNNLELLCPEKLDEIEFGETNIVKLQSGTQLSAKWVVGADGANSAVRQQAGIGITAWDYRQHCMLINVETEQPQQDITWQQFLPSGPRSFLPLCSLISDDQEVGQGSLVWYDSPLRIKQLSAMPPEKLRNEVLTHFPKELGDIKVLNSGSFPLTRRHAQSYSKNNCILVGDSAHTINPLAGQGVNLGFKDVAALLDITQGKGELNQSVARRYEVIRRGDNLMMQSGMDFFYKTFSNDIGPLKFVRNAALKLAENSGPIKSQVLKYALGL; this is encoded by the coding sequence ATGAACAGTCACGATATTGTAGTCGTCGGTGGCGGCATGGTTGGTGCAGCAACAGCAATCGGTTTTGCAAAGCAAGGTCTGAGTGTTGCGGTGATCGAAGGTTTTGCCCCACAAGCTTTTGATGAGTCGCAAGCGATGGACATTCGTGTGTCAGCGATTTCTCAAGCATCGGTCGATTTGCTTGAAGATCTTGGTGCATGGCAAAGTATTGCAGCGATGCGCGTCTGTTCTTACAAGCGATTGGAAACTTGGGAACACCCAGAGTGTCGTACTCGGTTTGATGCTGCATCTCTTGATTTACCTCGTTTAGGTTACATCGTTGAGAATCGATTAATCCAATTGGGTTTATGGGCTCAGTTTGATGCCTACAACAATCTCGAACTGTTATGTCCAGAAAAGCTCGATGAGATTGAGTTTGGTGAAACCAATATAGTCAAGCTTCAGTCGGGTACTCAGTTGTCAGCGAAGTGGGTGGTTGGCGCTGATGGCGCAAATTCAGCCGTCCGTCAGCAAGCAGGGATTGGTATTACGGCTTGGGATTACCGACAGCACTGCATGCTTATCAACGTAGAAACAGAACAGCCTCAGCAAGATATTACTTGGCAGCAATTTTTACCAAGTGGTCCTCGTTCATTTTTGCCTTTGTGTTCTCTAATCTCTGACGATCAAGAAGTCGGGCAGGGCTCGTTAGTTTGGTATGATTCTCCACTGCGTATTAAGCAACTGTCAGCAATGCCCCCTGAAAAACTACGTAATGAAGTACTTACTCACTTTCCTAAAGAGTTAGGTGATATCAAAGTTTTGAACTCGGGTTCTTTTCCTCTGACACGACGTCATGCTCAATCATACTCAAAGAATAACTGTATTTTAGTCGGGGACTCTGCACATACGATTAACCCTCTAGCAGGGCAGGGTGTTAACTTGGGTTTTAAAGATGTGGCAGCACTATTGGATATCACCCAAGGTAAAGGTGAATTGAATCAATCTGTGGCGAGACGCTATGAAGTGATCAGAAGAGGTGACAATCTAATGATGCAAAGTGGCATGGACTTTTTCTACAAAACGTTTAGCAATGACATTGGCCCACTTAAGTTTGTGCGTAATGCTGCACTAAAGCTAGCAGAAAACTCAGGGCCGATTAAATCACAGGTACTTAAATACGCTTTAGGGTTGTGA
- the lolB gene encoding lipoprotein insertase outer membrane protein LolB: MSKLRKITSLIFLTIIMVGCSSIPEQPTSVEWQSHQNRLLQIENYQASGKLAYISPEQRQSLNFIWKHSPNQSQLRLTTFLGQTALNLTIDSLGAKVVTYDDQVFNHASASVLVEQLTGLQIPIDHLPQWFLGIPDQADSYQLNSTNTLESLSKQVSSQLWTLNFANYRNTEMPSKQLSDEDNAKVETIPLPTRLSFKQDENKINIVVSKWTLKK; encoded by the coding sequence ATGAGCAAGCTTCGAAAAATCACGTCTCTTATTTTTTTGACCATCATTATGGTGGGTTGCTCGTCTATCCCAGAACAACCGACCAGCGTTGAGTGGCAAAGTCACCAAAACAGGCTTTTACAGATAGAAAACTATCAAGCTTCAGGCAAGCTCGCTTACATTTCTCCAGAGCAACGCCAAAGCCTAAACTTCATATGGAAGCACTCCCCAAATCAAAGCCAATTAAGACTGACCACTTTCCTTGGTCAAACCGCTTTGAACCTTACAATCGACAGTTTGGGTGCAAAAGTCGTGACTTACGATGATCAAGTATTCAACCATGCAAGTGCATCTGTATTGGTAGAGCAACTTACTGGATTACAGATCCCCATTGATCACCTACCACAATGGTTCCTTGGCATTCCCGACCAAGCAGACAGCTACCAACTCAACAGCACCAACACGCTTGAATCTCTGTCTAAACAAGTCAGCAGTCAATTGTGGACCCTGAATTTTGCTAACTATCGCAATACAGAGATGCCGAGTAAGCAACTATCAGATGAAGACAACGCAAAGGTAGAGACAATTCCCCTCCCTACTCGATTGTCATTCAAGCAAGACGAGAACAAAATCAACATTGTAGTTTCGAAGTGGACACTGAAAAAATGA
- the ispE gene encoding 4-(cytidine 5'-diphospho)-2-C-methyl-D-erythritol kinase: MITTPTHWPSPAKLNLFLYITGQRDNGYHELQTLFQFVDFGDELTVTANRETSSIAITPEIPGVATEDNLIWKAATALQQYTSTTFGADIELKKVLPMGGGIGGGSSNAATVLVALNHLWQLNLSDNQLAEIGLKLGADVPVFVKGHAAFAEGVGEQLQPANPDEKWYLVVKPQVSIATVDIFKHSELTRNTPKRALSTLLEQEYVNDCEKIVRMLYPEVDKQLSWLLQYAPSRLTGTGSCVFAEFSSKKEAELVLEQLPDTVSAFVAKGRNISPLKETLAEYQSAHPQSI, translated from the coding sequence ATGATAACAACGCCAACGCACTGGCCTTCGCCAGCTAAGCTGAATTTATTTCTCTATATCACTGGCCAACGCGACAATGGCTATCACGAACTTCAGACCCTATTTCAGTTTGTCGACTTTGGCGATGAACTTACGGTTACCGCAAACCGAGAAACAAGCTCGATAGCAATCACACCTGAAATTCCAGGTGTTGCGACAGAAGATAACCTGATTTGGAAAGCCGCAACTGCCCTTCAACAATACACATCGACGACTTTCGGCGCGGATATTGAGTTAAAGAAAGTGCTTCCTATGGGAGGTGGCATTGGTGGAGGCTCTTCAAATGCTGCGACCGTGTTAGTCGCTCTCAACCATTTATGGCAACTCAACCTTTCTGATAATCAGCTAGCAGAGATCGGTTTGAAGCTTGGTGCAGACGTTCCGGTCTTCGTTAAAGGCCATGCCGCCTTTGCTGAAGGGGTTGGGGAACAGCTGCAGCCCGCCAATCCGGATGAAAAATGGTATCTCGTTGTTAAACCTCAAGTGAGCATAGCAACTGTAGACATATTTAAACATTCAGAATTAACTCGAAATACGCCGAAGCGAGCACTATCAACGCTTCTAGAGCAAGAATACGTAAACGATTGCGAAAAAATTGTGCGAATGCTGTACCCAGAGGTTGATAAGCAACTTTCATGGCTGCTACAATACGCGCCGTCGAGATTGACTGGTACAGGTTCGTGCGTTTTTGCTGAATTTAGCAGCAAAAAAGAAGCCGAACTGGTGCTAGAGCAACTACCTGACACAGTTTCCGCGTTTGTCGCGAAAGGACGAAACATTTCGCCTTTGAAAGAAACTTTGGCTGAATACCAATCAGCCCACCCACAATCTATTTAA